A region of the Myxococcus stipitatus DSM 14675 genome:
ATCGAGCGCCTGGATGGCGTCGCGCACCTGGGTGAGCGCGGTGCCTTGGGCCAGCGCGCTTTCGTGCCGGGCGCGCCCCAGGTCCCGAGTCTCCTGTCGCGCGCGAGACCGCAGCTCCAGGTCTCCAGCCACGCGCCGCGCCAGCTCTCGCAGCGCCACGATGTCCTCGGTGCCGAGCACCAGCGGCCGCGTGTCGATGAGCGACAGCGTGCCCAGCACCTCCCCATGGGGCGTCACCAGAGGTGCCCCCGCGTAGCTGCCGATGACGCCTTCACGCACCAGCGGGTTGTCGCGAAACACGGGGTGGCGCCGTGCGTCCGGGACGATGAGCGACTCGCGGCCCATCACCACGTGGTGACAGAAGGCCCAATCCCGAGGGGTGCTTCGGTCGCGCGCGAGCGCATGGGGCAGGCCCACGTGCGCCTTGAACCACTGCCGGTCTCCGAGCACCAACGTCAGCAGCGCCACCGGGACCGCGAAGGCCTGGGCCACCTCCGAGACGAGCTCCTGGAGCTCCGCCTCGGGAGGGCCCTCATCCACCAGCCGCATCGCATCGACTCGCGCGATGCGTTGCCGCTCCTCCTCCGACGAGCTGCTCTCGGCCGGAGGCGCCTGCACGGAGCGCTGTCCCGCGAGGGCCGTCCGCACGGTGTCGCGCATCGTCTCGGCGGGCGCACGGCGGCTCAGCAAGGAGTGGATGCCCAGCGTGTCCTTGAGCTGCCAGGCCCGGACGCGCAGCTCGTCGAAGGCCGTCACCACCACCACGCGCGTGGCCTCGGAGTCCTGCCGTTCGCGCAGCCAGGACAACAGCTCGAAGCCATCCACGCGGGGCAGCGCCAGGTCCGTGAGCAGCAGGAGGGGGGCGCTGCGCTGGCGCACCAGCTCCTGGGCCTCGGCGCCGTCCCGGGCCAGCACTCCCTCGAGCCCCTCCGCCGTGACGAGGGCCAGCAGGCTGGCGGCGCGGTGGGGATCCGGCTCGGCGATGAGGGCGTATCGGGCCATGTGCCTCGAATGCTGCCACGGAAGGCCGCCCCCGGGTTACCGAGCGCGGGCGGGACAGGTCATGCCGGCAACGTTCCTACCGCGTGTCTCCACCCGGAGGCACCGCCGTGCTCGGAGACGCTTGCGGATAGCGCACGAAGAGCCGGCGCAGTGCGCCTCGCTGCCGGCCCAGCTCCTCCGCGCGCGCGGCCGAGTCCACCAACAACATCAGCCCGAGCCCCAGGGCCCCAGGCACCAGCGGCACCACCCACCCCAGGTCCGCGGCGAGCCAGCCCACCAGCGCCACGTGCACGGCCATGAGCGCTATCGCCGTGCGAATCACCGCGCCCAAGGTCCTCGCGCGGCGGCAGCGCCAGCCGAAGAACATCAGGAGCACCAGGGTCTCCAGCACACCCGTCACCGCCACCACCCCCGACGAGCGCATCAGCCGGTCCGCGCGGAGGTTGTCCAACGCGAAGGCGTGGATCTCCACCCCGGGCACCGCCACCTGTCCCGGCAGCGTGCTCTGGCCATGCAGGCCCGTCGCGGTGACGCCGACGAAGAGCGTCTTGCCTCGCAGCGCCAGGTCCAACCCCACCGAACGCGGGTCCACCTGGAGCACGTCCGCGAGGCTCACCCTGGGGAGCCAGTCCGGCGCGGGCAGGCGCATCAGCGGCGCGCCATGGTCCAACGCCGCCCGGCGCATGAGCGTCTCCGCCTGCTCCGGCATCAACCGCAGCGCGGTCGCCAGCGCGAGCGAGGGCCACGCCTGTCCCCCCACGCCCACGGCATAGGGATAGCGCCGGATGACGCCGTCCGCCTCCACGAGCATGTTGAGCGTGCCGCTGCCATGTGCCGCCAGCCGCAGCGGCGCGATGCTGCCGGCAATCTCTCGGGATTGAAGCCGCAGCGTCTCCACGGGCAATGGCAGCGGCGTCTCCAGCGCCCCGTCCTCGAGCGGAGGCATCAGCGACACATCCTCGGTGAGCGCCGCGGCGCCCAGGATGACGCTCCCGTTCTCCGCGAGCGCCTCCGCGAGCCGCGCATCGCCGTCCTGCGTCCTCAGCCGCGCCTCCAGCTCCGCCACCAGCGCCGCGCCCGCGGGCTGTTCCGCCAGCCCCGACTCGCGCAGCGATGTCAGCACGTCCTCGCCCAGCTCGAGCGCTTCCCGAGGACCGGGCTGGTCGAACACCACGTCCACCGCCACCGCCGCGGGACGCTGGGCCGCCAGCGCCTGGAAGACCCGGGCCCACGTCGCGCGGGACAGGGGCCACCGCTCGCCCAGCGCGGCCAGGGCCCGGTCATCCACTTCCACCAGCACCAGGTCCGCGCTTCGAGGCACCCCCGGGAGGAGTCGACTCACGGCCTGGTCGTACAGCAGACGCTCGAGATGTCCTGGCGCCCCTCCCGTCACGGCCGTGATTCCGGCCAGGGCCACCCCCACCAGTGCAGCGGCGATGCGGAGCTGGCCGGGGGACGGCCGGGGAATGCGGGAGGGGGGCTTGGGACTCGGATTCATCTCGAACTTCAGGGCCGCAGGTCGAAGGCGTAGATCTTGGAAGGGAAGCCGATGAAGCCGTCCGCGTCCACTGCCAAGACACGCCAGAACCATTTGCCCGCGGTCTCCGCGGGCACCGCCAGCTTCACGTCCGGGGCCTCGAGGGTCCGCACGCCCGCTGCGAAGTCCGCGGTCCGCGCCATCTCCACGCGGTACGTCTTCGCCCCCGGCACGGAGAACCACTCGAGCGTCGGCGCGGCGGTGAAGCTCCCTCCGCGAGGCCCGTTCAGCAGGGGCGCGGCCAGCAGCGGACGCGGGGGCTCCGGCGCGGCGCCCGGCAGCACGCGCGAGCCCTGGCCGTGGACGACCTCGACCTCGGCCTTGTCCGAGCCCAGCGCCACCTTGCCCTCCAGCGTTTCCAGTCGGCTGGTGCCGTCCTCCTGGGCGGAGACCCGGAACTGGGTTCCCCGCACGCCGGCCACCGCGCCACGCGTGCGCACCTCGAACACGGAGCCGTCTCCACCCGGCGCCGCCACCGTCTCCACGGAGCCTCGCATCAGCTCCAGCCGGACCACGCGCTTGCCGTTGGCCCCCAGCTCGATGGCGCCCAGGCGCACGAGGCTGTTCGGCGTCACCCGCACGCGGCTCGCGTCCGCCAGCTCCAGCTCCGCGCTCGCGTCCGGCGCGGTGTGGAACAGCTCCTGCGTGTAGAGCGAGTCCCCCGTGCCGCGCGGGCGAAGCTCGGCGGGGGAGGGCCCCGCGGAGACCAGCCCACTGGAGGCGCGCACCTGGGCCACGCGAGGCTGTGCGGGGCGCTCGACATACGCGAGCTGGAGCCGGCCCGGCTCACCCGGCACCGCGGGCGGCGCCACCACGGACACGCGCGTGCGCGGCACCCCCGCCGACACCAACACCTCCGCCGCCGCCTTCGCCACGGCGAGGCCCTGTCCATCCAGCCGCTCCGCGTCCGGCAGCCGCGCCGCCAACGTCACCGAGCGGATGGCGGGCCTGGACACCAGCGCCTGCGCCACGTGCTTGAGGCACGCCTCCGTCTCGGGCCCCTTGGGCGCGAGCGGACGTCCCAGCTCCACGCGCCCGTTGACGAATTGCAGCCCCCCACACGGGTCCGCGGTCTGCTCGGCGCGCGCCGACAACGTCACCAGCGCCAACGCCCACATCCAAGGCAGGGTCCGGGTCATGGCGTGGTCTCCTTCGCCGAGGACTCGTCGGCGCTCTTCACGACGTTGAACTCGACGCGGCGGTTGTTCTCGCGTCCCTGCGCTGTCTTGTTGGTGTCGACGGGCTGCGTCTCACCGTAGCCCTTCGCCTCCAGGCGCTCCGGCGCGATGCCCGACTTCACCAGGAACTCGCGGACGTTGTTCGCGCGCCGCTGAGACAGGTCCAGGTTGCTCGTGTCCGAGCCCTTGTCGTCCGTGTGTCCCTCCACTCGCACGCGCTCCATCTGCGGGTTGGCCTTGAGGATGGAAGAGACCTGGGCCAGCAGGCCGTAGGACTTGGGCAGGATGATGTCCTTGCCCGTGGCGAAGTAGACCTTGTCCAGGATGACGATGCGCGAGCCCTCCAGGCGCACGCTCGACTTGCCCTTGTCCGGGCAGCCGTCTTCGTCCTTCACGCCGTTGATGCTCTCGGCCTCGAGCGGGCACGCGTCCACCGCGTCCGGCACGCCGTCGCGGTCATTGTCCGGGTCGGGGCAGCCGTCCGCGTCCTCGAAGCCGTCCGCGTCCTCGGCCTCGGCGGGGCAGCGGTCCTCGGTGTCGATGAGCCCGTCGCCATCCGAGTCCACCGCCGCGGGCACCAGCTTCAGCGGCTCCTCGGGAGTCGACTCCGTCGACGTGCCCTGCGCCGCCGGGACCTCATCCGGGCAGCCGTCCTCGTCCTGGTACTGATTGAAGGTCTCCGGCTCGCCGGGGCACACGTCGGGGCCGTCGAGGATTCCATCCACGTCGTCGTCCGGGTCCAGGCAGTGGTCGTCGTCCTGGAAGCCGTCGAAGTCCTCGGGCCCGAGGTCGCACTTGCGCGCGGGCGCGGAGGAGGGCGCCGAGCCCGTCCAGGCCAGTCCTCCCAGCAAGCGGAACCCCGGGGTGCCATAGCCGCGTGTCAGTCCCGGCCCCGCGCCCAGGTGCGCCGACAATTCTTCCGTGAAGCGGTACTTCACCGCGCCCAGCGCCTCCAGCGGGCGCTCCTCCGAGTTGGCCTCCTTCAGCCCAAGCGCCCCCGACACCGTCGCCGCCACCGTCAGCGCTGGCGTGAGGGGCACCTCCGCGCCCGCCGCGTAGGAGAACTCGTTCCCCACGCGCAGGTTGCGAAGCTGCTGCTCCCCGCGGAGGTTGACGCCCACGTTGGCGAGCAGCCGCAGCGACGGGCCCGCCCACTCGGCCACGAGCCGGGGCTGGAACGTGGGCCCCTTCGTGCCCAGGAAGCCGGAGGCTCCCGCGGTGGGCAACGTCACGGGCGCGACGAACGCCAGGTGCACACCGTCTTCGGTCGACAGCAGCAACACCTTGGGCACCAGCCGCAGGTCGCCGACGCCCGTGCTGGCGGCGCCGTCCACGAGCGACGGCGCGACCGCACCCGCGGGCTGCGAGGACGTGGTGGAGACGGGGAGCGACACACCTATCTCCAGCCGCTCGAACAGCGCCACCGCGCCCATCAAGTCGAGCGAGAGCTGGCTGTCGACGATGCGGTAGACGAACGCGTCCCTGCGCGGGTCCAGCAGGTTGAGCGGGTCCTCGCCGTAGTTGACCGACAGCCCGATGTTCCAATCCAGGTGCTTGCCCACGCGCGCGCCGTGCACTCCCAGCACGTCGTAGGCCCCGGGTCCGGGCTTGTATTGTTGGACATCGATGGCTTGCGACGTCTGCGCTTGCGCCCTCGCGACGCTTGTTGTCAGCAGCAGCAGGGCCAGCAGCGCCAAGGGGCGGGGTGGGTGGGCACGCACTCGCATGTCTTGACGCTGCCAGAAGGGCACGGGCCACATCAACGTGCCGCCAACAATTGGGAGACGTGCTGGGCCAGGGAGGGCAGCGGTTGCGGCTTGGGCAACACAAGGTCCACGCCCAGACCCTTGGCCCGTTCGGACAGCTCCGGCGACGCGAACGCCGTCAGCAGGAGCACGCGTGTCTCGGGGGCGTAACGCCTCACGAAGTCCGCCAGGACGAGCCCCTCCTCGGACTGTGTGCCACTCAACCGTAGGTCGCTGATGACCAGGTCGTAGCGCCCCGTCGTCATCAACCCCAGCGCTTCGTCCAGCGCCTGGGCCGAGTCGACCCGATACCCCGCGCCCGAGAAGAACTGACCCAACACCCAGCACAGCGCGGATTCGTCGTCGACGATGAGGAGGTTCTGTGACACGCGCGGGGCCCGGAGCAAGCGTGAGGCCAGCCCGCGTCGGGAAGCCCCTCATGACTTTCCCGGCACTTGCGTACGCTCGACCCTCGACGCGCCCCGCCGCTTTCCAGGTTACGGATCCGATTTCTGGAATCCGGATCTGTTGATTCCCAAACGTTTCAGCCGCTCATAGAGGGAGGAGCGGGGGATTCCGAGGCGCAGGGCGGCCCGCTCGACGTGGCCATTCTCCCGGCGAAGGACGCGCTCGATGTGGCGGCGCTCCAGCTCCTCCAGCGTGAGGTTGTCGTCGCCGCTGGGCTCGTCGGTGGCGGACTCGAAGCGCAGGTCGCCTCGGGAGAGCGGGCCTCCGCCGGAGAGCAGCACGGCGCGCTCCAGGACGTTGCGCAGCTCGCGGATGTTGCCGGGCCAGGGGTAGCGCATCAGCGCGCTCTCCGCGTCGGCTTGCAGGCCCACGCCGGCGCGGCCTCGCGCACCGCCCATCTCCGCGAGGAAGTGCCGGGCCAGCTCGGGGATGTCCTCCGGACGCTCACGCAGCGCGGGCACGTGGAGGATGAGGGTGCTGACGCGGAAGTAGAGGTCGCCTCGGAAGCGCTTCTCCCGGGCCGCGGCGTTGAGGTCCTGGTGGGTGGCCGCGATGAGTCGCACGTCGACGCGCCGGTCGCGGACATCGCCGAGGCGGCGGAAGCGCTTCTCCTCCAGCACCTTGAGGAGCTTGGGCTGGACGGTGAGGTCCATGTCGCCAATCTCATCCAGGAAGAGCGTGCCTCGGTCCGCGACCTCCAGCAGGCCCTGCTTGGCGGCCACCGCGCCGGTGAACGCGCCCTTCTCGTGGCCGAACAGCTCCGAGTCGAGCAGGTCCCTCGACAGCGCCGCGCAGTTCAAGTCCACGAACGGCGCATCCGCGCGAGGTCCCCCCTCATGCAGCCAGCGCGCGAGCACGCTCTTGCCGCTGCCCGTCTCGCCGGTGACGAGGACGGGGCTGTCGCTGTGCTGCATGCGCTCGGCTTCGGCGCGCAGGCTCCGGATGGCGGCGCTGCCGCCCAGGAAGGGATTCACGCTGGTGCGAGCCGTGCGCGACTGGTCCGCGCGCAAGCGCTGACGCTCCCGCCGCTGGGCCACCAGTCGCTCCAGCACCACCTTGAGCACCGCGAGCTCCACGGGCTTGGTGAGGAACTGCTCGGCGCCTTCCTTCACGGCCTGGACCGCCAGCTCGATGGAGCCATGGCCCGTGAGCACGACCAGCGGCACCGCCGCGTCAATCTCCTTGAGGCGCGGGAGCAGCTCCAGCGCGGTGCCATCCGTCAGCCGGTAGTCCACGACCGCGACGTCGGGACGGTGCGTGCGGAAGACCTCCTGTGCCTCGGCGATGCTCTGGGCCTCGTCCACGTCGAAGTGGTGGGCGGAGAGATAGCCCCTCATTCCCAGCCTGACGCCGGGCTCGTCGTCCACGAGCAGGATGCGGGTGCGTGTCATGAGGCGAGCGGGTCCATCGACATGCGGAGGGTGGGTGAGGACACCGCTGGTAGCAGCAGAGTGACTTCCGCGCCACCCTCCGGGTGATTTCGCAGGCGGATGCGCCCCTGATGCTCCTCCAGGATGCGCTGGACGATGGCCAGGCCCAGGCCCGTGCCGCCCCGGCGCTTGCTGAAGAAGGGCTCGAAGACATGCGGGAGGTCCTCCTCGCGGAAGCCCGGCCCGCCGTCCCTCACCGTGCAGCTCACCCAGGCGCGGCCCTCCTCCTCCAGCGGAGACGTGGCCACGCTCACCGTCGTGCCCACCGGGGAGTGCTGCACCGCGTTCTCCACCACGTTGCGGAAGACATGGAACAGCCGCCGCGAGTCCATGCGCACGCATGGCAGCGCCGCCGCGAGCGTGGGCGTGACGGTGACGCGGGACTGCTCCCCGGTGCGCGTGCAGGCGGCGAGCGCCTCCTCCACGACGGGCCGGATGGGGCCCTCCACCCACTCGCCCCGGGTGGGGCGGCCGTACTCGAACAGCTCCTGGGTGAGGTGGTTGAGGCGGCGCACCTCCCCGCGCAGCACGTCCACGTACGGGGCCAGGTCCGCGCGCTGGCCGACGGTGGCCTCCACGGCGTCCACCACGGCGGAGATGGAGAAGAGGGGGTTGCGCACCTCGTGCGCGACGCCCGCGACGATGGCGCCCATGGCGGCCATGGTCTCACTGCGGCGCAGGCTGGCCTGGAGCTCCAGCAGCCGGGTGACTTCGGTGGCGACCAGGATGATGCGCGAGTCCTCGCCACCGGCCTCGTCGACCCAGGCGGCGGACAGCTCCCAGGTGCGGCGGGCCTGCGGGTCCGTCACCTCGCGGGTGATGATGCCGTGGGTCCTGCGCAGCTCGTCCACCAGGGGCGGCGTGCTGGACCAGGGCGGTGAGAAGGCGGCGGTGGAGAGCGGCTGGCCGGAAGGGTCCAGGCCGCCGAAGAGGATGCAGGCCGCGTCGTTGAGGCGCTGGACGGTGCCGTCCGCGCCGAGCACGACCAGCGGTGAGCTGACGGCGTCGAACGTGCGGCGCCACTCCTGCGCGGAGCGGCGGAAGCTCTCGTGGAGGCGCTGGCGCAGCTCGTCCGCGAGGTAGCGGTCGGTGATGTCGGTGACGACGCAGCCCACGTGCAGCTCGCCTTGCGTGTCCCGGGCGGAGGCCGTCGCGCGGCTGCGCACCCAGCGCACCCGTCCGTCCGCGCAGATGATGCGGTGCTCCAGCTCCACCTCCGAGCCGGGCGCGAGCGACTCCATGCGCGTGCGGTAGCGCGTGCGGTCTTCGGGGTGGATCATCCCCGCCCACAGCGCCGGCGGGCCTCCTCCGGGGCCGGGTTCCGCGAAGGCGGAGGCGGGGTAGCCCGTGGTGCGCTCGATGACGGGGGTGCAGTAGAAGTCCCGCAGCGCGCCATCGCGCAGCTTGCCGCCCCAGAGGTAGTCGGGCAGCGAGCGCGTCAGCACGTCCAGCCGACCCTCGTGCTCCTGGAGCGTCTGCTCGGCGCGCATGCGCTCGGTGAGCTCCGAGAGGGAGGCGATGACGCCGAGCACCTCGCCTCCCGAGCCGCTCACCCGTGAGTAGCTGCCGAACCAGAAGCGAGGCTCGCCGGGCGCCGCGGGTGTCTCCACCTCCAGGCAGGTGTCGGTGATGGGGACATCCGTCTCCAGCGCGCGCTTGAGGCGCGGCGCCAGCAACCGGCCCAGCTCCGGCATCACCTCCGAGACGTGGCGACCCAGGTGTCCCCCCGCGGGCAGTCCATTCATGGCCGCGAGCGCGGGGTTGACGTGGATGTAGCGCAGGTTGCGGTCGAAGAACGCGAAGCCCACGGGCGTGACATCCATGAGTGCGTCGCGGAGCGCGCTGGAGTCGTCGGCGCTGCGCAGGGCCGCGTCGCGCTCGCGTCGGGTGCGCTCTCGCGCGCGTGCGAGCACCAGCGCGGGAGTGCCGGCGCAGATGAACACCAGGGCCGCGGTGGTGAGGACGCGCGGCAGGGCACTGGCCGCGCTGCCGCTCGACCAGGTCCACTCGATGAAGGCGGCGAGCATCGAGGCCGCGACGACGGCCATCAGCATCTGCCTGCGGGAGGGGAACTCGTGCATGGGGTGGGGGCGCACGAGCCTACCCGGAATCACGGCCCGCGCCGCCCTTGTCGGAGGGAGGGCAGGGAAGCGGTGAGGGTCGCGATGGACCGCGCGCCCGGCTCAGGCGACGTGCACGCTGGCCTGCTCCCGGGCGCGGCGCTCCAGGAGTTCTCGCACCTCGGTGTCCGAGGTTTGTTCGAAGTTTCGATACCAGAGGCCCACGGCATAGAAGGGCTCCGGGGTTCGCGCACACACCACTTCGTCCGCGAGCGCTTCGACCTCTTCACATGTTTCCGCTGGGGCGACAGGGACGGCGACGATGATGTGCGCGGGCTGTTGTTCGCGGAGCGCGGCCACGGCGGCGCGCATGGTGGAGCCCGTGGCGAGCCCGTCATCCACGAGGATGACCTCGCGCCCCTGGACATCCAGCGGTGGGCGCCCGGAGCGATAGCTCGACTCGCGGCGCATCAGCTCCAGGGCTTCGCGTCGGGCGACGGCGTCGACCTGTTCGCGCGAGATGTCCAGCTCCCGCAGCACCTCGGGGTTGAGGACCTGGATGCCGCCGGTGGCGATGGCCCCCATCGCGAGCTCCTCGTGCCCGGGGGCTCCGAGCTTGCGCACGATGAACACGTCGAGGGGCGCGTCCAAGGCACGGGCGACTTCATAGCCGACCGGGACTCCGCCGCGCGGCAGGGCCAGCACCCGGGTCTCGGGCTGGTGCGCATGGTGCGCGAGCTGTCTCGCGAGGACACGGCCGGCCATGAAGCGGTCCTGGAACTCGGGTCCTTGCATGGGGGCCTCCTGGCCGTGCGCGCGTGGCGCGACCTCCTCTTGTTCGAAGGTGGACATGCTCGCGGTGGCGGAGGCGGGATGTGGCCGGGCTCGCATGCCTGGCGAGGAGGAGCGGGCCTCGGTCGTGGCGCGGCCGACAGGCGGCGGTGGCTCGACGAGGGGCGGCGGTCGCCGGTGCGGACGCTCGGACGGCGTCACGGGATTGGGCGGCTCCTGCAGGGGCTGGCGCGGGTCGGGCTCCTGCACCGGCACGTTGGGCGAAGGCTTGGGACCCGGCGGTGGGGGCGAGGGGAGACCGGGAATCGGCGGCTGCTGAGTAGGCATGCGGATGAGCCTCGTGCCGAGGGGAATGTCCCCTCATTCCGCCCAACCTGCGCATGCGGACACCTTCCCACCCGAGGCGCCAGGGAGGCGGCGAACGCCTGCATGCGGCTCGCGTGGCGGACGGGCTCACGAGCCATGGTCCGCAGGGTCGGCGGCTGCTGCACCGCGGCACTCGCGCCTTCACGTTTCCCCGATAGGTCGTATCGACCATCGGACAGGAGGCACGACATGAAGGCAGCCTTGTGGGGCCTGGGTGGATTGGGGCTTGGCGTGGGGATGATGTACTGGTCGGACCCTCGAAGTGGCCGCTGGCGCAGGTCTCACCTGCAGGGCAAGGCGGTGCACGCGGCCCATGAAGCGGGCTGCGCGGCGGGGGTCCTCCGGCGAGACCTGGCGCAGCGCTCGCGGGGGGTGTTCCTCGAGTCCCTCCATCGCTTTCGTTCGGAGCCCGTGGATGACGTGACGCTCGGCGAGCGGGTGCGCGCCGCGCTGGGGCGGGTGTGTTCGCATCCAGGCGCGGTGCGCGTCTCGGTGCGGGATGGGAAGGTGATGCTCGAGGGCACCATCCTCGTGGACGAGCTCAAGCGCGTGGTCCCCGCCGTGGGCCGTGTGCGAGGCGTGCGCGCCGTGGAGAGTCGGCTGGGTCCCTTCGCGCAAGCGGGGCGTCAAGCCGAGCCGCGAGGAGGAGCGCTTCGCCGCGGGCCTCCGAGGACGTTCGGCTCCTCGCACTGGTCACCTTCCGCGCGATTCTTCGGGGTGATGGGGGGCCTGTCCCTGGCCTCGTGGGCCTTCCGACAGCGCGGGGCGCTGGGGCTGCTCCTCGGCGTGGGCGGCGCGGTGCTCGGGGTCCGCGCGCTCAGCAACCTGGAGCTTCGCAGGCTCACGGGCATCGGCGTGGGGCCTCGCGCCATCACGTTGCACAAGGACATCACCGTCAACGCGCCGGTGGAGGAGGTCTTCGCCTTCTGGGATGCGATGCAGAACTTCCCGCGCTTCATGACCCACGTGGATGAGATTCGCGTGGACTCCTCGGGCCGCTCGTACTGGAAGGTGAAGGGCCCCGCGGGGCTGCACTTCGAATGGGAGGCGGAGGTCACCCAGCGCGTGCCGAACAAGCTGCTCGCGTGGCGCAGCGTGAAGGGCACCTCGGTGGAGAACGCGGGGGTCATCCACTTCGAGCGCACGCCCAAGGGCGGCACGCGACTGGACATCCGCCTCGCCTACAACCCACCGGCGGGTGCCATCGGGCACGCCTTCGCGCGGCTGCTGGGCGTGGACCCCAAGCGCCAGATGGATGACGACCTGCTGCGCCTGAAGTCCCTGCTCGAGCGAGGCAAGGCCACCGGCCGCGAGACGGTGACGCGAGAGTCCCTGTCGGTCGGGCGAGGAGGGCGCCAGACGCTGATGCACTGAGCTCCTCGCATGGGCCGCGAGCGGTGTCGCTGCTTCGGGTCGCGCAGGATTTGCGCGCCATCGGCGTGGATGCGCCGGGCGCGCACTTCTTGCGTGCTCCTGGGTCCGCCGGGCCCTCGTGTGGCTGGCGTGATGCTTGCTGCAGAGTTCCTCGTCCGATGTGGGGTGAGCGGTTAGTCTCCAGCCCCGAAACCATGGCGGAAACTTTGTTCGAGGAGCTGAAGCGGTACGTGGCGTTTGGCGCGGAGGACGAGCAGTCCCTCGTCGGACTCCACGCCACCGCGCAGCCGCATTTCCCCCACATCGCGCGCGTCTTCTACGACCGCATCCTGGAGCACGACGGCGCGCGCAAGGCCCTGGAGGGAGGCGAGAGCCAGGTCGGCCACCTGAAGGGCACGTTGCAGGTGTGGATGGACCAGCTCCTCCGGGGGCCTTGGGACGAGGCGTACTTCGCGCTGCGCTGCCGCATCGGCCGCATGCACGTGCGCATCTCCCTGCCGCAGCACTACATGTTCGGCGCGATGAACGTGCTGCGCCAGGAGCTCACCGCGGTCATCGACACGGAGCTCCCGGGAGACGCGCGGACGAAGCACCGCACGCGCACGGCGCTGGGGCGCATCCTGGACCTGGAGCTGGCCATCATGCTCCACACGTACCGCGAGGACCTCCTGGCCCAGCAGGCGCGCACCGAGCGGCTGGCGACGTTCGGGCAGCTCGTGGGCTCCATCGGGCATGAGCTGCGCAATCCCCTGGGCGTCATCGAGACGTCGCTCTACATCCTGCGCAGCCGCGCGGGTGCCTCGGTGGATGAGCGCACGCACAAGCACCTGGACCGCATCGGCGAACAGGTGGGCATCGCCAACCACATCGTCTCCGACCTGCTGGACATGATTCGGGACCGTCCGCTGCAACGCCAGGAGGTCTGGCTGGACGAGGTCTGGCAGGAGGCCCTCAAGGCCGTGGCGCGTCCGGAGGGCGTGAGCATCCGGACGGAGGGCCTGGTCTCGCTGCTGCCGGTGCAGGGGGACGCGGGGCAGCTGCGCCAGGTGTTCGTCAACCTGTTGCAGAACGCGGTGCAGGCGCTGGAGGAGTCGGGCGGAGAGGTGTCGCTGGTGGGCGCGCCTCGCGAGCCGGGCGCGGTGGAGCTGGTCCTGGAGGACACGGGGCCGGGCGTCAGCGAGACCGTCCGCGGGCGCCTCTTCGAGCCGCTGATCACGACCAAGGCGCGAGGCATCGGCCTGGGGCTGGCGCTCGTGCGGCGCATCCTGGAGCGCC
Encoded here:
- a CDS encoding sigma-54-dependent transcriptional regulator, with product MTRTRILLVDDEPGVRLGMRGYLSAHHFDVDEAQSIAEAQEVFRTHRPDVAVVDYRLTDGTALELLPRLKEIDAAVPLVVLTGHGSIELAVQAVKEGAEQFLTKPVELAVLKVVLERLVAQRRERQRLRADQSRTARTSVNPFLGGSAAIRSLRAEAERMQHSDSPVLVTGETGSGKSVLARWLHEGGPRADAPFVDLNCAALSRDLLDSELFGHEKGAFTGAVAAKQGLLEVADRGTLFLDEIGDMDLTVQPKLLKVLEEKRFRRLGDVRDRRVDVRLIAATHQDLNAAAREKRFRGDLYFRVSTLILHVPALRERPEDIPELARHFLAEMGGARGRAGVGLQADAESALMRYPWPGNIRELRNVLERAVLLSGGGPLSRGDLRFESATDEPSGDDNLTLEELERRHIERVLRRENGHVERAALRLGIPRSSLYERLKRLGINRSGFQKSDP
- a CDS encoding PAS domain-containing sensor histidine kinase; protein product: MHEFPSRRQMLMAVVAASMLAAFIEWTWSSGSAASALPRVLTTAALVFICAGTPALVLARARERTRRERDAALRSADDSSALRDALMDVTPVGFAFFDRNLRYIHVNPALAAMNGLPAGGHLGRHVSEVMPELGRLLAPRLKRALETDVPITDTCLEVETPAAPGEPRFWFGSYSRVSGSGGEVLGVIASLSELTERMRAEQTLQEHEGRLDVLTRSLPDYLWGGKLRDGALRDFYCTPVIERTTGYPASAFAEPGPGGGPPALWAGMIHPEDRTRYRTRMESLAPGSEVELEHRIICADGRVRWVRSRATASARDTQGELHVGCVVTDITDRYLADELRQRLHESFRRSAQEWRRTFDAVSSPLVVLGADGTVQRLNDAACILFGGLDPSGQPLSTAAFSPPWSSTPPLVDELRRTHGIITREVTDPQARRTWELSAAWVDEAGGEDSRIILVATEVTRLLELQASLRRSETMAAMGAIVAGVAHEVRNPLFSISAVVDAVEATVGQRADLAPYVDVLRGEVRRLNHLTQELFEYGRPTRGEWVEGPIRPVVEEALAACTRTGEQSRVTVTPTLAAALPCVRMDSRRLFHVFRNVVENAVQHSPVGTTVSVATSPLEEEGRAWVSCTVRDGGPGFREEDLPHVFEPFFSKRRGGTGLGLAIVQRILEEHQGRIRLRNHPEGGAEVTLLLPAVSSPTLRMSMDPLAS
- a CDS encoding phosphoribosyltransferase, producing the protein MPTQQPPIPGLPSPPPPGPKPSPNVPVQEPDPRQPLQEPPNPVTPSERPHRRPPPLVEPPPPVGRATTEARSSSPGMRARPHPASATASMSTFEQEEVAPRAHGQEAPMQGPEFQDRFMAGRVLARQLAHHAHQPETRVLALPRGGVPVGYEVARALDAPLDVFIVRKLGAPGHEELAMGAIATGGIQVLNPEVLRELDISREQVDAVARREALELMRRESSYRSGRPPLDVQGREVILVDDGLATGSTMRAAVAALREQQPAHIIVAVPVAPAETCEEVEALADEVVCARTPEPFYAVGLWYRNFEQTSDTEVRELLERRAREQASVHVA
- a CDS encoding SRPBCC family protein; the encoded protein is MKAALWGLGGLGLGVGMMYWSDPRSGRWRRSHLQGKAVHAAHEAGCAAGVLRRDLAQRSRGVFLESLHRFRSEPVDDVTLGERVRAALGRVCSHPGAVRVSVRDGKVMLEGTILVDELKRVVPAVGRVRGVRAVESRLGPFAQAGRQAEPRGGALRRGPPRTFGSSHWSPSARFFGVMGGLSLASWAFRQRGALGLLLGVGGAVLGVRALSNLELRRLTGIGVGPRAITLHKDITVNAPVEEVFAFWDAMQNFPRFMTHVDEIRVDSSGRSYWKVKGPAGLHFEWEAEVTQRVPNKLLAWRSVKGTSVENAGVIHFERTPKGGTRLDIRLAYNPPAGAIGHAFARLLGVDPKRQMDDDLLRLKSLLERGKATGRETVTRESLSVGRGGRQTLMH
- a CDS encoding protoglobin domain-containing protein; the encoded protein is MAETLFEELKRYVAFGAEDEQSLVGLHATAQPHFPHIARVFYDRILEHDGARKALEGGESQVGHLKGTLQVWMDQLLRGPWDEAYFALRCRIGRMHVRISLPQHYMFGAMNVLRQELTAVIDTELPGDARTKHRTRTALGRILDLELAIMLHTYREDLLAQQARTERLATFGQLVGSIGHELRNPLGVIETSLYILRSRAGASVDERTHKHLDRIGEQVGIANHIVSDLLDMIRDRPLQRQEVWLDEVWQEALKAVARPEGVSIRTEGLVSLLPVQGDAGQLRQVFVNLLQNAVQALEESGGEVSLVGAPREPGAVELVLEDTGPGVSETVRGRLFEPLITTKARGIGLGLALVRRILERHGGSITYAPRAGAGARFVIQLPTSSQEGPDATLPPAG